A genome region from Halarchaeum grantii includes the following:
- a CDS encoding IclR family transcriptional regulator encodes MPTQDAPIGSVQTTIDIVEALRDLDGAGVSELATHLDLPTSTVFDHLRTLEQNEFVTSDDDGYRVGSRFLEIGGYARKQDPLYQVAEPEIQKIAHQTGEHANLVVEDFGKAVFYAKAEGEDAFQLDTHVGKRVHLSTTSAGKAILAEFDDETIHDVLDEHGLPAVTEHTVTDRDVLFEEIEECRERGFAVDDEERIPGVRCVGAAITGDDGVLGAVSVSGPKSGMQDDRFLEDIPDLVLRTANVIEVNMKYQ; translated from the coding sequence ATGCCCACGCAGGACGCGCCCATCGGGTCGGTGCAAACGACCATCGATATCGTGGAAGCGCTCCGGGATCTCGACGGTGCCGGCGTTTCCGAGCTCGCGACCCACCTCGACCTCCCCACGAGTACGGTCTTCGATCACCTGCGGACGCTCGAGCAGAACGAGTTCGTGACGAGCGACGACGACGGCTACCGCGTCGGCTCGCGCTTCCTCGAGATCGGCGGCTACGCCCGCAAGCAGGACCCGCTCTATCAGGTCGCCGAACCCGAGATTCAGAAGATCGCCCACCAGACCGGCGAGCACGCGAACCTCGTCGTCGAGGACTTCGGGAAGGCGGTCTTCTACGCGAAGGCCGAGGGTGAGGACGCCTTCCAACTCGACACCCACGTCGGCAAGCGCGTCCACCTCTCGACGACCTCCGCGGGGAAGGCGATTCTCGCGGAGTTCGACGACGAGACGATCCACGACGTCCTCGACGAGCACGGCCTCCCGGCGGTCACCGAGCACACCGTCACGGACCGCGACGTGCTCTTCGAGGAGATCGAGGAATGTCGCGAGCGCGGGTTCGCGGTCGACGACGAGGAGCGTATCCCCGGCGTGCGCTGCGTCGGCGCGGCGATTACGGGCGACGACGGCGTCCTCGGCGCGGTCAGCGTCTCCGGACCGAAGAGCGGGATGCAGGACGACCGCTTCCTCGAGGACATCCCGGACCTCGTCCTCCGGACGGCGAACGTCATCGAGGTCAACATGAAGTATCAGTAG
- a CDS encoding mandelate racemase/muconate lactonizing enzyme family protein, whose product MSDVEITGVETYLVANPWKPWVFVELETDAGVTGLAEATTHDKPRTVAAAIDEMSNFFIGKDPFDTEALWLEMYRNEWFSKNVINTTVCSAIDMACWDIKGKLLDKPVYELLGGPVHGTELRTYANGWYQNTGGTPEGFAEAAKEVVDHGYDAMKFDPFGTAWQSMSRKEQNKAVDIVGAVRDAVGPDVDLMIECHGRFSAGQAVEIAREMAEFEPTWFEEPCPPDSINSLAEVARKSPIPVATGERHMTKHDFYELVTRTDVDVFQPDLMNTGGITEGKKIAALAEADHVDVAPHNPQGPVAGAIYGHFCTSIPNFRIQEMFQTFDVDWVNNLMNKPLVVEDGYMQIPDGPGYGIELDHDVVSEHIYEEDRVHTIDLWESGWEDRAQDKR is encoded by the coding sequence ATGTCGGACGTAGAAATCACCGGCGTAGAAACATATCTGGTCGCGAACCCGTGGAAGCCGTGGGTGTTCGTCGAGCTCGAGACGGACGCTGGCGTCACGGGTCTCGCGGAGGCCACGACTCACGACAAGCCGCGCACGGTCGCGGCGGCCATCGACGAGATGTCGAACTTCTTCATCGGGAAGGACCCCTTCGACACCGAGGCGCTCTGGCTGGAGATGTACCGCAACGAGTGGTTCTCCAAGAACGTCATCAACACCACCGTCTGCTCCGCCATCGACATGGCGTGCTGGGACATCAAGGGCAAGCTCCTGGACAAGCCCGTCTACGAGCTGCTCGGCGGTCCCGTCCACGGTACGGAGCTTCGCACGTACGCGAACGGCTGGTACCAGAACACCGGCGGCACCCCCGAAGGGTTCGCCGAAGCCGCGAAGGAGGTCGTCGACCACGGCTACGACGCGATGAAGTTCGACCCCTTCGGCACCGCGTGGCAGTCCATGTCGCGCAAGGAGCAGAACAAAGCCGTCGACATCGTCGGCGCCGTCCGCGACGCCGTCGGGCCGGACGTCGACCTCATGATCGAGTGCCACGGCCGCTTCTCCGCCGGGCAGGCCGTGGAGATCGCGCGCGAGATGGCCGAGTTCGAGCCTACGTGGTTCGAAGAGCCGTGCCCCCCGGACTCGATCAACAGCCTCGCGGAGGTAGCGCGCAAGTCGCCCATCCCGGTCGCGACCGGTGAGCGGCACATGACCAAGCACGACTTCTACGAGCTGGTCACCCGGACGGACGTCGACGTCTTCCAGCCCGACCTGATGAACACGGGCGGCATCACCGAGGGCAAGAAGATCGCCGCCCTCGCGGAGGCCGACCACGTGGACGTCGCGCCGCACAACCCGCAGGGCCCCGTCGCGGGCGCCATCTACGGGCACTTCTGTACGTCCATCCCGAACTTCCGCATTCAGGAGATGTTCCAGACGTTCGACGTCGACTGGGTCAACAACCTCATGAACAAGCCGCTCGTCGTCGAGGACGGCTACATGCAGATCCCCGACGGCCCCGGCTACGGCATCGAGCTCGACCACGACGTCGTCTCCGAGCACATCTACGAGGAGGACCGCGTCCACACCATCGACCTCTGGGAGTCCGGCTGGGAGGACCGCGCACAGGACAAGCGCTAA
- a CDS encoding fumarylacetoacetate hydrolase family protein: MRYYRTKRDDTVSLIAQEGETAYDLTATEKSPDSFMDLAAAASLADTTVDDIARPLTEEAPTVDLADVREHLIRPIDPDEVWGAGVTYAISQESREGEGGLEEAYIGAYEGERPEVYFKATPTRTVGPGDNVGIRGDSDWDVPEPEFTTILHDGDIVGYTVGNDMCSRDIERENLLYLPQSKIYDKSCAIGPCVVTEETIGDPHDVEMTLTIERDGDVAFEESTSTSEMVRTVDELAEFFRRYNHVPESTALLTGTSIIPPDDFTLEEGDHISIEIENVGTLENTVEQL; this comes from the coding sequence ATGCGATATTATCGTACGAAGCGGGATGACACCGTCTCGCTCATCGCACAGGAGGGCGAAACGGCCTACGACCTGACCGCGACCGAGAAGTCGCCGGACTCCTTCATGGACCTCGCGGCCGCCGCGTCGCTCGCGGACACGACCGTCGACGACATCGCGCGCCCGCTCACCGAGGAGGCCCCCACGGTCGACCTCGCGGACGTGCGCGAACACCTCATCCGCCCCATCGACCCCGACGAGGTCTGGGGCGCCGGCGTGACGTACGCCATCAGCCAAGAGTCCCGCGAGGGCGAAGGCGGACTCGAAGAGGCCTACATCGGTGCGTACGAGGGCGAGCGTCCCGAGGTGTACTTCAAGGCGACGCCGACGCGGACCGTCGGTCCCGGGGACAACGTGGGCATTCGCGGTGACTCCGACTGGGACGTTCCCGAGCCGGAGTTCACGACGATCCTCCACGACGGCGACATCGTTGGCTACACCGTCGGTAACGACATGTGCAGTCGCGACATCGAGCGCGAGAACCTCCTCTATCTCCCGCAGAGCAAGATCTACGACAAGAGCTGTGCCATCGGTCCCTGCGTCGTCACCGAGGAGACCATCGGTGACCCTCACGACGTCGAGATGACGCTCACGATCGAGCGCGACGGCGACGTCGCCTTCGAGGAGTCGACGTCGACGAGCGAGATGGTTCGCACCGTCGACGAGCTCGCCGAGTTCTTCCGACGCTACAACCACGTCCCGGAGTCCACCGCGCTCCTTACCGGGACGTCGATCATCCCGCCGGACGACTTCACGCTCGAAGAGGGCGACCACATCAGCATCGAGATCGAGAACGTCGGCACCCTCGAGAACACCGTCGAACAGCTCTGA
- a CDS encoding dihydrolipoyl dehydrogenase family protein: protein MTDRPHVVVLGAYGSAGAAAASELAEMDVRLTLVDDGDPGGGLCILRGCMPSKAVLSATAHRYQARHDPRLDGAAPEVNLERTVAHKDDHVLDWAASRRESIHGLAEREHVEFVHDTGHLVDAHTVRVGGRDLDADYVVVATGSSLNVPDVPGLDAADWMGSADVLDATEFPDSGVVMGFGYVGLELVPYLSEAAGMDLTVIEHDARPLDRAADRLGDELLACYREDFGVEIRTEVREESVERTGDGGVRVRLDDGSDVEADQLFLFTGRRPNVRGIGLGNAGIDVGAGDWVDTATMRCRDAPTVFVAGDALGERMLLHHSKEEGSTVAENVRRAVAGERLTEYDPIHHEVAFAGASVYPYASLGLTAEEARRAGHEVVVASRDATDDGIFKLKEVRWGHARLVVDADDGTVLGYHGLHYEADVMAKTMQVVLENELDVRDVPERAYHPTTPEILDGLVRDARAELD, encoded by the coding sequence ATGACCGACCGACCACACGTCGTCGTCCTCGGGGCGTACGGGAGCGCGGGCGCGGCCGCCGCGAGCGAGCTCGCCGAGATGGACGTCCGACTGACGCTCGTGGACGACGGCGACCCCGGAGGTGGGCTCTGTATCCTCCGTGGCTGTATGCCCTCGAAGGCCGTTCTCTCGGCGACCGCACATCGCTATCAGGCGCGCCACGACCCCCGATTGGACGGCGCGGCACCCGAGGTGAACCTCGAACGCACCGTCGCGCACAAGGACGACCACGTCCTCGACTGGGCGGCGTCGCGCCGCGAGTCCATCCACGGCCTCGCGGAGCGCGAGCACGTCGAGTTCGTCCACGACACCGGCCACCTCGTCGACGCGCATACCGTTCGGGTCGGCGGGCGCGACCTCGATGCGGACTACGTCGTCGTCGCCACGGGGTCGTCGCTGAACGTCCCCGACGTCCCGGGTCTCGATGCGGCCGACTGGATGGGAAGCGCGGACGTCCTCGACGCGACCGAGTTCCCGGACTCCGGTGTCGTGATGGGCTTCGGATACGTCGGGCTCGAACTCGTCCCCTACCTGAGCGAGGCCGCGGGGATGGACCTCACGGTCATCGAGCACGACGCGCGGCCGCTGGACCGTGCGGCCGACCGGCTCGGCGACGAACTCCTCGCTTGCTATCGCGAGGATTTCGGCGTCGAGATACGGACCGAGGTCCGCGAGGAGTCCGTCGAGCGAACCGGCGACGGCGGCGTCCGCGTCCGCCTCGACGACGGCAGCGACGTCGAGGCCGACCAGCTCTTCCTCTTCACCGGTCGCAGGCCGAACGTTCGGGGCATCGGCCTCGGGAACGCGGGTATCGACGTCGGTGCGGGGGACTGGGTGGACACCGCGACGATGCGGTGTCGGGACGCCCCGACCGTCTTCGTCGCGGGTGACGCGCTGGGCGAGCGGATGCTCCTCCATCACTCGAAGGAGGAGGGGAGCACGGTCGCGGAGAACGTCCGTCGCGCGGTCGCCGGCGAGCGCCTCACCGAGTACGACCCCATCCATCACGAAGTGGCGTTCGCGGGCGCGAGCGTCTATCCGTACGCGTCGCTCGGGCTGACCGCCGAGGAAGCGAGGCGCGCGGGCCACGAAGTCGTCGTCGCGTCGCGTGACGCCACCGACGACGGCATCTTCAAGCTGAAGGAGGTTCGCTGGGGGCACGCCCGCCTCGTCGTCGACGCCGACGACGGGACGGTGCTCGGCTATCACGGTCTCCACTACGAGGCGGACGTGATGGCGAAGACGATGCAGGTCGTCTTGGAGAACGAACTCGACGTCCGCGACGTTCCGGAGCGTGCCTACCACCCGACGACGCCCGAGATACTCGACGGCCTCGTCCGGGACGCTCGCGCGGAACTCGACTGA